The Coregonus clupeaformis isolate EN_2021a chromosome 13, ASM2061545v1, whole genome shotgun sequence genome includes a region encoding these proteins:
- the LOC121579393 gene encoding myosin regulatory light chain 2, ventricular/cardiac muscle isoform, translating into MAPKKAKKKAAEASSNVFSMFEQAQIQEFKEAFTIMDQNRDGFIDKSDLRDTFCALGRLNVGNDELDEMLKMAPGPINFTIFLSMFGEKLKGTDPEETIINAFKIFDPEGQGVLKGEDIKYYIMSQADKFTEAEVEDMFTNFPLDVAGNLDYKNLCYVITHGEEKEAE; encoded by the exons ATG GCACCCAAAAAGGCAAAGAAGAAGGCAGCAGAGGCCAGCTCCAATGTGTTCTCCATGTTTGAGCAAGCCCAGATCCAGGAGTTCAAGGAGGCTTTCACCATCATGGACCAGAACAGAGACGGTTTCATTGACAAGAGTGACCTGAGGGACACCTTCTGTGCTCTGG GCCGTCTCAATGTGGGTAATGATGAGCTGGACGAGATGCTGAAGATGGCCCCTGGACCCATCAACTTCACCATCTTCCTCTCCATGTTCGGCGAGAAGTTGAAAG GTACTGATCCTGAGGAGACCATTATTAACGCCTTCAAGATCTTCGACCCTGAGGGACAGGGAGTCCTCAAGGGAGAAGA TATCAAATATTACATCATGTCTCAGGCGGACAAGTTCACCGAAGCTGAG GTTGAAGACATGTTCACAAACTTCCCCCTGGACGTCGCCGGCAATCTGGACTACAAGAACCTGTGCTACGTTATCACCCACGGAGAGGAAAAGGAGGCGGAGTAA